The following proteins are encoded in a genomic region of Syntrophorhabdaceae bacterium:
- a CDS encoding efflux RND transporter periplasmic adaptor subunit, producing ALSKLRIQNTTVAGGPGRTRKRIFTWAVAALLLILAGVSYSKGLFSAATNVEVATVALIYPSQTFTLLNASGYVVAQRKAAVASKITGRLTSLTVEEGSRIKKGEVIAQLENDDIAAAKRQAAANLEVARFNLEQAKAELYDAKRNFERERTLLAQEFTTRASFDAAEARYKKAEAGVSGAEAGKNASAAALRSAEASLEYTYIRAPFDAVVLTKNADVGDIVTPLGAAANAKASAVTIADMASLMVEADVSESNLTKVKLGQPCEMQLDAIPNERLRGVVHMIVPTADRSKATVMVKVRFLQKDPRILPEMSAKVAFLSREPSASDETPRISAPQRSIRDGRIGPTLLLIKGNKIEETPVTTGARLGDMIEIKSGAKAGERVVVNPPAGLRQGSKVKFAEQ from the coding sequence CGCCCTTTCGAAGCTACGAATACAAAACACGACTGTCGCCGGCGGGCCCGGAAGGACGAGAAAAAGGATCTTTACCTGGGCCGTGGCGGCGCTCCTCCTTATCCTTGCGGGTGTCTCCTATTCGAAGGGACTCTTTTCCGCGGCAACGAACGTGGAAGTGGCGACCGTGGCGCTTATTTATCCTTCCCAAACCTTTACCCTCCTCAATGCGAGCGGATATGTGGTGGCCCAGCGAAAGGCCGCGGTAGCTTCGAAAATTACGGGCAGGCTTACCTCTCTTACCGTGGAGGAAGGAAGCAGGATCAAAAAGGGGGAGGTCATCGCCCAATTGGAGAACGATGACATCGCCGCCGCAAAGCGGCAGGCCGCGGCCAACCTCGAAGTTGCCCGTTTCAACCTGGAGCAGGCAAAAGCGGAGCTCTATGACGCAAAACGAAATTTCGAGCGCGAAAGGACGCTGCTCGCCCAGGAGTTCACCACGCGTGCCTCCTTCGACGCGGCAGAGGCACGTTATAAAAAGGCGGAGGCAGGGGTTTCCGGGGCAGAGGCGGGAAAGAACGCGAGTGCCGCCGCATTGCGCTCCGCTGAAGCGAGCCTCGAATATACCTACATACGGGCGCCCTTCGACGCGGTGGTTCTTACGAAAAACGCCGATGTGGGGGACATTGTGACGCCTTTGGGGGCCGCGGCCAACGCCAAGGCTTCGGCGGTGACTATTGCGGACATGGCCTCCCTCATGGTCGAGGCGGATGTCTCGGAGTCGAATCTCACGAAAGTGAAACTGGGGCAGCCGTGCGAAATGCAGCTCGACGCCATTCCCAACGAGCGGCTCCGTGGCGTCGTGCATATGATCGTACCGACAGCCGACAGGAGTAAGGCGACCGTCATGGTCAAAGTGCGATTCCTCCAAAAGGACCCGCGCATTCTGCCCGAAATGAGCGCGAAAGTAGCCTTTCTTTCGAGGGAGCCGAGCGCCTCGGATGAAACGCCCCGCATCAGCGCACCTCAGAGGTCAATCCGCGACGGAAGGATCGGTCCCACCCTCCTTCTCATCAAAGGCAATAAAATAGAGGAGACGCCGGTTACGACGGGCGCCCGTTTGGGCGATATGATCGAGATTAAGAGCGGCGCAAAGGCAGGGGAAAGGGTCGTGGTAAATCCTCCCGCGGGACTCAGGCAGGGCTCCAAAGTCAAGTTTGCGGAGCAGTAG
- a CDS encoding ABC transporter ATP-binding protein, translating into MKDTDPVRPIVEIRNIYKSYLRGSQVVPVLRDVTFDIPEGEFLALMGPSGSGKSTLLNLIAGIDKADEGAIMVEGVDITRLKEVELAQWRATHVGFIFQFYNLIPVLTAYENVELPLLLTWLKKKERREHVEMALRVVGLSDRVEHYPGQLSGGQQQRVAIARAIVTDPTILVADEPTGDLDRVSAEEIMALMDRLNRESGKTIIMVTHDPRAAGKAHTVRHLDKGVLDYARSQDSL; encoded by the coding sequence ATGAAGGATACGGACCCGGTGCGACCGATCGTTGAAATTCGTAACATCTACAAATCCTATCTCAGGGGAAGCCAGGTGGTGCCCGTGTTGAGGGATGTTACCTTCGACATACCGGAAGGTGAATTCCTCGCCCTCATGGGCCCATCGGGGTCGGGCAAGAGCACGCTCCTCAATCTCATTGCGGGCATCGACAAGGCGGATGAAGGCGCCATTATGGTGGAAGGCGTCGATATCACCCGCCTCAAGGAGGTGGAGCTTGCCCAATGGCGCGCCACCCATGTAGGCTTCATCTTCCAGTTCTACAACTTGATACCCGTGCTTACCGCGTATGAGAACGTGGAGTTGCCGCTGCTGCTTACGTGGCTCAAGAAAAAGGAGCGACGCGAGCACGTGGAGATGGCCCTCAGGGTCGTGGGCCTGTCGGACCGGGTGGAGCACTATCCCGGCCAGCTCTCCGGCGGTCAGCAGCAGAGGGTCGCCATTGCACGGGCCATTGTCACCGATCCGACCATACTGGTGGCCGACGAGCCGACCGGTGACCTCGACAGGGTCTCGGCGGAAGAGATCATGGCCCTCATGGACCGGCTGAACCGGGAATCGGGAAAGACCATCATCATGGTTACCCACGATCCCCGGGCTGCGGGAAAGGCCCACACGGTCCGGCATCTCGATAAAGGTGTGCTCGACTATGCACGTTCTCAAGATAGTCTTTAA
- a CDS encoding ABC transporter permease: MHVLKIVFKNAFRHKLRTGLTILSITIAILAFGLLRTVIHAWYAGVEASAVNRLVSRNSISMIFPLPLSYKEKIRQIEGVKTVSWGGWFGGIYIDEKNFFANFAVDAKTYLELYPEYIVPPDQKAAFLKDRKGFVAGRKLAARYGWHIGDTIVLKGTIYPGTWEFVLRGIYTGRDKGTDESVFFFNWDYLNEEVRKKTPGRADQVGFYMIGVTNPDLAADVAARIDGSFKNSLAETLTETEKAFQLGFVSMSDAIITAIKLVSFVVIVIILAVVANTMAMTARERMGEYAVFKTLGFGARHLAGLIFGESIFITLVGAACGVALTFPVADAFGRAMGQYFPTFNVTGETVVMDVITALIVGILAAIVPTVRAIKVRIADGLRSIG; the protein is encoded by the coding sequence ATGCACGTTCTCAAGATAGTCTTTAAGAACGCCTTTCGTCATAAGCTTCGCACGGGCCTCACAATTCTCTCTATCACCATTGCAATCCTCGCCTTCGGCCTTTTACGGACCGTGATCCATGCATGGTACGCCGGCGTGGAGGCGTCGGCCGTAAACCGGCTCGTAAGCAGGAACTCCATATCCATGATCTTTCCCCTCCCTCTCTCATATAAGGAAAAGATTCGCCAGATAGAAGGCGTAAAGACTGTCTCGTGGGGGGGCTGGTTCGGGGGCATTTATATCGACGAGAAGAATTTCTTCGCCAATTTTGCGGTCGACGCGAAAACATATCTGGAGCTCTATCCCGAGTATATAGTGCCCCCGGACCAGAAAGCCGCTTTTTTGAAAGACCGCAAGGGTTTTGTGGCGGGAAGGAAACTCGCGGCCCGTTATGGATGGCATATCGGCGACACTATCGTGCTCAAGGGAACGATCTACCCCGGCACCTGGGAATTCGTGCTCCGGGGGATCTATACGGGCAGGGACAAGGGTACCGACGAAAGCGTTTTTTTCTTCAATTGGGATTACCTCAATGAGGAAGTAAGGAAGAAGACGCCGGGGCGGGCAGATCAGGTCGGCTTCTACATGATCGGCGTAACCAATCCCGATCTCGCGGCGGACGTAGCCGCTCGGATCGACGGCTCCTTCAAGAATTCCCTGGCGGAAACCCTCACGGAAACGGAAAAGGCCTTCCAGCTCGGCTTCGTCTCCATGTCCGACGCCATAATCACCGCAATCAAGCTCGTCTCTTTCGTGGTGATCGTGATCATTCTCGCGGTGGTGGCAAACACCATGGCCATGACCGCCCGGGAACGGATGGGGGAATATGCCGTCTTCAAGACCCTCGGATTCGGGGCCCGCCACCTCGCGGGACTCATCTTCGGTGAATCTATTTTTATTACCCTTGTAGGTGCGGCGTGTGGCGTGGCCCTCACCTTCCCCGTGGCCGACGCCTTCGGCCGGGCCATGGGACAATATTTTCCGACTTTCAACGTGACCGGGGAGACCGTGGTAATGGACGTGATCACGGCCCTTATCGTCGGCATCCTTGCGGCCATCGTGCCCACGGTGCGTGCGATAAAGGTAAGGATCGCCGACGGGCTGAGGAGCATCGGCTAA